CATCACTTGGCTCAGGAACAGGACTAGTTTAGGCAAGGTTCTTCCCTTTGATGACAATATCAATTTCCATATGGTAAGTTTCtttgtttatctatttttggtCGTCCACTAAAATTAGTCTTTGTGTATTTATCAGTAAGTTTTTCCTCTCATTAGGGTCCCAATTGTTACTAACAAACTTCAACCGCTAATTTTCCTTATGTTTTTCTTCaccaaattttcataaattaaacttGTGTCATTCacaactaaattattttttttggacagatttaattagtagtactactactatttttagcTTGGGTTCTAATTccaatcaatttaataaagttGATTGTGAATATTGAATTTATAGATTGTTGCCACGGCGATCGGAATAGGAGTTGGAATACACGGGATAAGCCATCTGGCGTGCGATTTTCCGCGACTCCTCCACGCGAGCCCGGAGGAGTACAGGAAGATGGCACCATACTTTGGAGATGATCAGCCAAAGAGTTATTGGCATTATGTAAAACGTTATGAGGGTGTGACAGGGATAGTGATGGTGGTTTTGATGGCTATAGCATTCACACTTGCATCACCATTTTttagaagaaacaaagtgcATCTACCAAAGCCTTTGGACAAGCTTGCAGGGTTCAATGCCTTTTGGTATTCACACCACATATTCATCATTGTCTATACCATTCTCATTCTTCATGGAATCAACCTATATATGACCCATGAATGGTACAACAAAACTGTGAGTTCTCATTTAATTCctatttagaaatttaaagtGATAtaggtagtatttttttcgATTGAGTTATCTGACTATATGTCATGTTTGTGCATAGACTTGGATGTATGTTGCCATTCCTATAACAATTTATGTTGGAGAAAGATTGATAAGAGCCTTCAGATCCAGCGTCAAGCCAGTCAAGACCCTTAGGGTATATTAATATTGCACCAAATTAAACCATAACTAAtgttactataatttttttggtagtATTCATGTGCTTGAATTAATTACTTTCATGGATGAAGGTGGCATTCTACCCCGGAAAAGTGCTAGCACTGCACATGAAGCCTcataaagaaatattcaaatataaaagtggACAGTATATTTTTGTCAACTGTTCAGCTGTTTCTCCATTCGAATGGTATgtgtctcaatttttttttattatgaaatgtaacgaagtagtataataaatCAACATGTCATGAATATGGGATCATCTAGATGTTTTTATTGTACaggagtactattatatttaattaatatatatatttattggtaatgatcaaactcaaactctGTACATTATAGATTACCTACCATGAATTGACAGGTAATTGTATGGGTAACAAGAAGTTTGACAAACAGCACTCTGCACATATTTAATGTTgtcttatttaaaataattagattccTTAAATAATTGCAGGCATCCATTTTCAATAACTTCAGCTCCTAGAGAAGATTATTTAAGTGTTCACATTCGGGATGCGGGTGACTGGACCAAAAAAATTCAGGAAGTATTCAGCTCAAAGGTaaactcatatatatatgctcattttgatatttgttaTCCCCTCTTAAATATACTTGAGATTCTCTACTTcattactctattttttactgtttttttttagttctttattttattttagagttGACTATATACACTCAATTATGATGTGTAATTTTATCCTAGTGCTTGGCTTGAGGAGtctaacattttcttttttatatacagtgatttttttttaaagtgaacttcagaaataaaaattatatcaaatcaCTGATGTATTAATATTAGTTGGCACTTGgcattataaatttatcaataattgatatttataaatcaGCAAACTGGTATTCTTGAGTCAGCGAACTGTCGTTTTAcaaagtattttttaatacttaatTTGTCTAGCAATGTCTTATTGtttatttagaattaaaatgtGTGGATTATTAATTCCTTGTAAGGTACCTCGGCCGCCACCTACAGAAAAAAGTGGGCATCAGTCAACCAAGTTTATTGATGTAGAAAATAATCACAAGTAAGTCGATGGTTTCCATAATCCattctaataaaattagtggattaataatactacaaaacaattataaaaaaatatgtgcacaCTACATTATATATCATGCATTGGTACTAAATGTCTCAATCCCACAGTGTTCCAAAGATACTAATCAATGGTCCTTTTGGAGCACCAACACAAGACTACAAAAAATACGAAATTGTGGTACTAATAGGGCTCGGGATCGGGGCAACCCCAATGATCAGCGTGGTGAAAGACATCGCCACCAATATAAAAGCCatggaggaggaagagaaCGCGATTGAGGAGGGAAGCAGGGGAGGAACCGGCCCTCTCCCGCCCACCCCAGTGGCTAAGAGAAAGAAGGGGTCGGGCAGcgataaacatgatcaattCAAGACGAAAAAGGCTTACTTCTATTGGGTGACTAAAGAGCAGGGCACGTTCGATTGGTTCAAGGGCGTGATGAATGAGATTGTCGAAATGGACCATAACCGAGTGATAGAAATGCACAATTACTGCACAAATGTGTATGAAGAAGGGAATGCTCGTTCCCTCCTAATTTCTAAGCTTCAATCAATCATCATTGCTAAAAGTGGAATCGATATTGTGGCTGGGACTAAGGTTAAATCACACTTTGGTAGGCCTAATTGGGACACAGTCTTCCaaacaatttcaaataatCATCCAGGTTCTAAAGTTGGTAAGTTCATACATTGTTTTTGTTAATGTAAATGAACTCATAAATCATCATTTAATTACTTGgtttattaagaaaattgttgTTGACCATTTTTGCAGGAGTATTTTACTGTGGGGCACCAGCAACGATGAGAGATCTGAAAAAGGCAACTAAAATTTCTCACCCCAACCCAGCCAAATTCGTGCTCCAcaaagaaaatttttaaaagtataatCGAAAAGTTTGGTGGTTATATTATTTTCAGAATCCAATTTTAATCGCAATgatgaatttaaaatcttttgtGTTGTAATAAATGTTAGCTGctgtaattaaaatatagcaTTTCGTTATTGGTAGGTAATgcttttaaatttgttatgCTAGTACCTATCTTTCTTcccaaaatcaattttataaatcaatcaaaaatatCCACTCAATTTATACTTACAAGACGTCAAGACCCACACAAATACATTCAGGCCTAATGGGTCTTCAAAACATGGGCTTCCTAAAATAGGGCCTGGCCCATTCAAGCAATATTAATCGTttacttttttagttttatacttcttttatttattactccataccAAAATCATTTCATACATTCTTCTTTAGttctattcttattttatgtattgaaGGATGattattttcccttttatcTTGGTGGGTATAATTATGATTCATGAAggtatggagtataatttgtAGACACATCTAGATATATTCTACATTTAAAATTCTCACTATATTAAGTAAGTAGTGGAGTAGTAAAATTAAgtctttgaaatttttaattaaataaatgtctATTATGTTTCCAAGCTATTTGGGAGTGGCTTATTAGCTTGTCAAGTAAGATGTTTCCTAATTAGCCCTTATTATAGTACTTCCTTCTTTTTCCGATCCTTCcctctttgtttttttttcttgtttatcaaacaaaaattatttaaagaaCATATGATTGTTGCAGCACATCTACCGTATACTTAGAAAATTGttgtactaattttttatattaaatcagCAAACTATTTATCTAATGCTAAAACTATACAGCATATTATTTACCTAGATCCTTTAGTCTGACTTGTGTCTTATTCTATATTCAATGATGAATGACTCGGTCATAAAAGCAACTTTTTTAATCCAGAGTTAATAAAATCACAACTAGTTTACGCGTGTGAATAATATTATAAGTAGTATGAAACgtgaaatgtaaaatattaatatgtgaaaataataaatcataaattaatagttaaaCCGTGTTGATTAGGTTGAGTActgtttaattatatatgttagcaatttgtaattttgaaaactgaaataaaatataaatacattttcataatttttaaattcatggtAGGACACGGTAGATTTGGTAGCGGCCGGAATTGCATGTTCAACGACAAGCATAGGTTTATCATTTATGGCATCTAATCAGTCTGTGTGTCCTTGTATTTTCGTGCATGTCTATTCAACAGATAAATTCTCGcatttcaataaaatgatCAACCTGTAACATATCGGCTAAATAACGAAcctattatttgtatttttctttcctttcctccttttttttttaatctcattttctttcGATCAATTGCATTTGAAAGCATAAACGTAAGCATACGATTAATGGACTTGTAGCGGGGCAATTGCCCCTACTCAAACTTTAACttctatactattttttttttaaaattttgaatatttatttaagttcctttttaaatgtttcattctcaatttttcaaattatctgcttatatatatttttgtcccTCTTAAGTTTAATTCATGGCTCCATCTCTGACGTTATTGAATTTGGTACTTGCAaaagaacttttttttttggtactaGTGTGCAACATTCATGTCAAAATGTTAAGTTACTATATGTGATCATAACTCAGTCTTTGATATCATGAATTAAGATAGGACACAAATACaatacattaatttgtttgaaattaaaaaaaaaatcatgaatagGCCAAAATTTGCAGGTGATCATAAATTTGCAGGTCATGTTaccaaaaattttttttgtaggtgatcataaatataactaattaaaataattgggCATGGCTGGCAAATTGCAACGTTGACGTAATTATAAATTAACCTTATTAGAGCTTACGAATATTGAAATGCAATAACCATTTTTTGAATAAGATTCGTTACTGTTTCCTAGTAATTCAACCCAATTGCATCATCCCTGCCATTGCCACGTCATAGACAAAATGCTACCCAATACGACGTCGTGGTAGTAGGTAACAACGACGACGTTGATCGCCCGTTCAAGGAGAACCCTTCCTCCGTCAATTCTCATGTTAGGTTGATCCTACGTGTAAAATATCACATCTTTAATCATAATACCTTACCTACATTATTCACACCAACCATTTGGTTACGTCAACTCATATGGGCATATGACTTCTCTCAAATAAACTCATCAATTGGTCTATGATTCAATTGTACACATGGAactaacaaatttaataatatgaattaaattttataacaaGAAATTTGATTGTGTAAGTAGTAGAAATATTGTTtcgaattaaaataaataaataaattaatacagCTTGTATGCGATTTTGAGAAGTTCAACAAGAATTGCTGGTCTTGCTTGATGGCTTCTCCATTGACAaagtattagtactattactaGTTTTTGCTTGTCAATCATATTTGACCAATCAACCCTTTCATTTATTCCAATTTTCCCATCAAGTTTTTGTTTGATGttcaattattattgtaaaaCAAATACTGTATATATTCGATGGacaatattgataaattactTGTACTATTACTTacgtaaaatatttttatgttgaatTGACTACTAGTTTTTTATAGTTGGATGAAACTTAGCCGTTCTTTTAGTTGGATgaaactgtagcgtctaccaatagctttttttatgaaaagacATAATCTTGTGGAATAATTGTCAAATTAAGATCATATTCTGTATTTAgaatttagtactactatttttgtGATTAGGGAGAATCTTATAGTATCACATTGTACACTTTTTAAACCATATAAGATATAAATTGCACTCCTAAATAAACTATGGTGTCATTCAGTTGGCATGACTTATTATAATATGATTGTACATCTATGGTTGTGTGATTATCCATATAAGATTAAGTTGTGtgattcaatctcatgaacaatcttgcaaactgaacaatctatatatatatgatatgaaTCATATGATGTTTTCTATCCTAACGTTTTACTCAGGTACAAACTCTTAATTACGTTTCAATTATGCATTCATTCACTCTACGAACTAAAGATTAAATATTCACTTTCATAGTAAGACATAATATAAAGCAagtccaataaaaaaaactctgaAAATTCATAGTCCCATTGAAATTGTTCaacacacatattttaaaagttgttagacttataattataatacgtttttttttgttacatatatatacatagattttaaaatattcaatccgATGCGaaccaaaatccaaaaattcaaatcgtattttaagtttcaatttaatttggatcaaattttccaaattaaGATACTTTGCTCAGATGattatataattgtaaataCACATGtgccatgtttggttgtcagGATTCTGTCTGGGAAGTAATCtgattctttaaattttaaattcatgtgtttgtttcagtttttaatcaaactgtGAAAGTTATCAGAATCTAAaaacaaggaaagttagtacaattTTCCATGATTCTGAATTCTAGCTTTCCTtagttattctttttcccagttttaggattcttacatatataatgcaatatagtataattttattattattattattattattattattattattattatttagaatgttttagaaataatttaaaaatataaatcatactacttaattttagaatataaataactatgattaaaattatcataattataacttactttataataattcataataatacttaataatttattaaataattaaaatataattatataatataaatcgtatgataaataattattattatttttataaattaataattaatcaataaagttatagtgtaattttcatttattaaatttattcacttATAACATccttaaatattataattataatactaattattattattattattattattattattattataataaatgagtataatatttcaaactataattatatgtattattttatattatgatagataatccattttttaaactatccattgtaataataaatataataatataattattattatttgtaattaatagtttattgagaattttatattattattcttatttataaataaaaaataataagtatatttttagtttggtgtttaaattaaatattttaaaatcatgatattttctaaacacaggaaagtaaagttactaggAATTATATTCCcggaatttaatttttcaggaatcatttttcttgtcaactttactttcccatTAACCAAACATGGCCATAGTATTTTTCATGTGAAGGCTATTTTGAAGGATTAGGCTTTTTTCATAATCCAATTATAGAAAGAGCGATTCGAAATTATTGAGCAAGACCCACCCAACACTTCTCACCAACCACaccataaaaaagaaaagcgAATTCCCAAATATAGCCCTGAGCAACCCAAATTGCCCGACAAGTCCCCATCTCACCAACTTTGAGCAAGATATATACCTCAAATCCCAACTCTCATTTTCAGGTTCAACTCTACAACACAACCAAAGTTGATACCAACATTTCCCCTCAGATTCCACCCTCACACGCAAAACAAAGAATGGATGCCGCAGCAACAAAAGATGACGTCATTTTCCGATCCAAACTCCCCGACATCTACATTCCCAAGCACCTTCCGCTCCATTCCTACTGCTTCCAGAACATCTCCAAGTACCGCACCAAGCCCTGCCTCATCAACGGCGGCTCCGGCGAGGTCTTCACCTACGAGGAGGTCGAGGCCCTCTCCCGAAGAGCCGGCGCCGGGCTGAGCCGCCTCGGCCTCCGCCACGGCGACACCGTCATGATCCTCCTCCCCAACTCGCCGGAGTTCGTCTTCGCCTTCCTCGGCGCCTCCTACATCGGCGCCGTCTCAACAATGGCGAATCCCTATTTTACCCCTGCCGAGGTCGTCAAGCAGGCGAAAGCCTCCGAGGCTAAGCTAATCATAACGCAGGCCTGCCACGTCGGCAAGGTTAGCGGCTTCGCTAAGGATAACGGCGTTAGGGTTGTGCTGGTGGACTCGCCGCCGCCGGAGGGCGATTATCTGCAATTCTCGGAGCTGGTTGGCGCGGACGAGAGTGAATTGCCGGCGGTGGATTTCAGCCCCGACGATGTGGTGGCGCTGCCGTACTCCTCCGGCACGACGGGGCTGCCGAAGGGGGTGATGCTCACGCACAAGGGGCTGGTCACGAGCGTGGCGCAGCAGGTCGACGGCGAGAATCCGAATCTGTATATTCACAGCGACGACGTGATGATCTGCGTGTTGCCGTTCTTCCACATTTACTCGCTCAATTCCATCCTGCTGTGCGGCCTCCGCGCCGGCGCCGCGATTTTGGTGATGCAGAAATTCGAAATTGAGCCGTTTCTGGAGCTGATTCAGAGGTATAAGGTGACGATCGGGCCGTTCGTGCCGCCGATTGTGCTGGCGATCGTCAAGAGTCCGGTGGTGGATAAGTACGACCTTTCGTCGGTCAGGACGGTGATGTCGGGGGCGGCGCCGCTGGGGAAGGAGCTCGAGGAGGCGGTGAGGGATAAGTTTCCTAATGCCAAGCTTGGACAGGTAAGCAACCAAAtacactaaaaatatattgttacTACTTTTGTTTctgtgtttttaaattttttaaatttgtttatacattaaaatgtGATGTGACTAACTAAATTTGGAGAGAAACGTTAAAAACATATGATATCAAATCATGGcgcattattaatttaatgcgATATATGTCCATGTTTTGATGCTGAGTACTCTACAGCAAATGGTTTATTTGTTTCTCACCCATTATCATTTTAAGGAATGTGTATATAAGTAGTGTATTCATATTAATACTTGTAACACACACGTCGACAGTGCACCAAATTAGTGTGTATTGAGTGGCTCATTTTTCCTACCTAAGAAAGAAACGTGTAACTCCAATTCCTTacttaaatagtagtactagtaatcAGTTTATTGCTAAATATAATAAAGGAAATTTGGAGAGTCCAAAATCTCACTCAATTAAACACGAAATAATTTTAAGCAAGCCTAATAGATACCATGTGTTAATCGACACGTGGCAAAAAGTCTGCCATggcaataatttaattttcagaaACTATGATACGTATAGAAAAGTTGCCTAACACTTTTTTAGCGATAAAAATTCGTGAGACAGAATTATGGATTGAGTTGTGACAAGTAACAATATTTAAAGTATTTTGGAGTTTCATTAAATGATGACATGTGGTGCAGGGTTATGGAATGACGGAAGCCGGACCGGTGCTAGCGATGTGTTTGGCTTTTGCAAAAGAGTCATTTGAGATCAAATCTGGTGCATGCGGGACCGTGGTAAGAAATGCTGAGATGAAAATCGTTGACACGGAAAGTGGTGCTTCGTTAGGGCGCAACCAGCCTGGTGAAATTTGCATCCGTGGTGATCAAATCATGAAAGGTacactatttttcattttgtgtattaatatGAGCACACTGCTATGAAATACtgctccctccatcccacaaaagatgtcacacttgtgggacggcacgagattttagaaggttttgttttgtgtgttaaatagagagaaaatataatttttatattcatgtgagagagaacttttttcataaaaggaaatgtgacacCTTTTGTGGaacaactaaaaatgaaagtgtgacatctttagtACGACGGATAGAGTATCACTTTGgtgtaaaatttaatttttaatctagagtttaatttttcaattaaattgaatctCCAAGTTTTTAAATAGTTGAGGGTATTTATGTAAAATCCCGCTAGTAACAACATCATTACATACATCATCATGACGCATAGAATAGAGTTGGTGGTGGTTATGTTATTGTGCGGTAGTGACACATACCCTCATGACACATTCCCACGCTATATATAGTATTCCTACCGTTTAATTAttcatagtaatattttataattatttaacatgcaataaattaaattgaataaacaTTGTTGCAGGTTATTTGAATGATTCAGAGGCAACAGAGAGAACAATTGACAAACAAGGATGGCTACACACAGGAGACATAGGGTTCattgatgaagatgatgagcTTTTTATCATTGATCGTCTTAAGGAAATAATCAAGTACAAAGGCTACCAAGTTGCCCCTGCCGAGATCGAAGCCCTCCTCCTCAACCATCCCAACATCTCCGACGCCGCCGTTGTCCCGTAAGTCCCACTCATATCGACAAATCAGTGATTCTGACTCCTCTATAAATGAATGGATAACCCCgtgcttttttttataaggCTTTCTAAGAGGATAAATGGTTAATTTCTAACACTccatttattgatataaaatggatgaatgtattttttaatctaagttaattatattatgCAGAATGAAAGATGAACAAGCAGGAGAAGTGCCAGTTGCTTTTGTTGTTAAATCAAATGGATCCACTATTACTGAGGATGAGATCAAGCAATTCATATCCAAACAGGTcggatatttattttattttattttgttttatttacattattaattttaattcattaatggaatttgaatataatgaaaattattgGTTTTTGCAGGTTATTTTCTACAAGAGAATTAACCGAGTATTTTTCATTGACGCCATCCCCAAAAATCCATCTGGAAAAATATTGAGAAAGGATTTGAAGGCAATATTAGCAGCAACTACACCTTCTCCAAACTGATAACGCTGCAAGTATTTGAAGccatattaacaaaaaaaatcgaagttcttgtattattttgtgatatgaTGGGGTTTTCTAGACACACAAATGTTGGTGTGGTGTTGCAATATTAAAtctattatttgttgattaaactttaaaacttattcatttttttagtgttttaagCCATATCACTTATTATTACGTACTCCACTAGAAAAGGGAAAGACAAACCTATCGCTGAAATCTGAATTGCAAGCTAGTATGATATTGATAATCATGTAGACTATTGATTGTTGATTAGATTACTAATCATAACTAAAAGTATAATTACAGCGGATGCACTGCAGTATGcctaaaataaagaaactttTCGGTGGAATAGTGCATgcttctaatttaattaatttcatatattgaGCACCAGAATATTTTGTATTAGAGTTGTcggtcaaataaaaaattagaatatctGTATAGGCAGATACCATTTTTAAACATTCAAATATTGATGGACTTTCAAATATTGATGGACTTTTCATGCCTCCTGTGAGCACCTTATGTGAGCACCActtttatttgatatacttTTAGCCTTGTTCGTTTTgatttatctatttagtttgattctaatacgttaaaaaatgttattgtaatttttaatttcacaaaattcataaaaatcaaagctatTTGTTGTTACAGTTTGTACTTTGTAGAGTATTAGCAAATTACTTATATGGGCCGGCTATTTGTTGTCTAGAAATGGatttaatttaggaattacACCCAACCCAAATTAAACGATGCATCCACCTAGTAACACGGGCCCTATTTATGTTTACATAGAGAATTCCATTTTCATGAAGAAAATTCATCCTTATTGGGTGCTGTGTGCCTTAGTAAATTAACATATGCATTAATTTCGAACATaactgtaaaattaataaatgacaAACGTGGGTGTGTGTGAATTAGCAACGTGCTTAAGAAACAACTGCAATCGTGAGTgattatataattgaataattctCATATTCGAAgctattggaaaaaaaatagtgtatatagtatcatttttttaaataaaaaaataaccgTGATAAATGAGAAAACTACTGCCTATCCTAGAAAATGGGTCTTAATTTGAAGTGGATATCTttctatataattatttaacttataatTTAGTTGTTATGATTTAATGggttttgatatatttttctagtttatGAAGATGTTTTTGTATAATATGTGAAGTGGGTTAAGAAAGAGTATATGATTCTTTGTCAGCGTTCTCCTTTACGAAGAAAACCGAATTCTGTCTAAAATCACGCGATTTTTCTTCTCCATCCAATCTAACGCTCCTAATTCCTAGTGATTAATATCCTATCACCACAAATCGCTCTAAATCCCCACTTACATATCCAATTAGTGCCAATAACTGCAAAGTCCTTTGGAATTAAGCATTTGATTCTCAAGTCTCAAGATTGAacagaaatggaaatggaatcCGGAGCGATCACCCTCGCCCTCGCCTGTAACGACGAGTTCCTCGCTTCAATCGTCATCAGCACTTCCGAAAATCCCCAATCCAACACAGAATCCCTACTCTCCGACGACGATTTCGCCCATGAATTGCAGCTCCAGGAAGTCATCATCTCTTCCCTCCTCCACCAATTACCACCCAAATTAGCCGCTGCGGCGGAGGAAGGCGGAGAGTCATCGCAGTCTCTGTGCGAGATCTGCGCGGAGAAGAAAGACGGCGACAGCATGTTCTGATAGAACGTGAGGTTCTATCGATGCAAAAAGAGCACGCGTACGACAGATATTGATCggaaaatatgataaacacacctagttgaagttctagggttttggaacaagaatgagaaaagaagtattttatttcttaattctcaatgaatcaaaatgatagagaattctattatttatagaattctaaACTCTAAAACCTATCTTGCTAagcaagcaaaataaataaataaaaagattacaaaagatatgtaaatcaaataactaactaaaataaaagatatgaTATTAGAGATGATCTTCGGCGAGATTT
The nucleotide sequence above comes from Salvia hispanica cultivar TCC Black 2014 chromosome 5, UniMelb_Shisp_WGS_1.0, whole genome shotgun sequence. Encoded proteins:
- the LOC125188747 gene encoding 4-coumarate--CoA ligase-like, with protein sequence MDAAATKDDVIFRSKLPDIYIPKHLPLHSYCFQNISKYRTKPCLINGGSGEVFTYEEVEALSRRAGAGLSRLGLRHGDTVMILLPNSPEFVFAFLGASYIGAVSTMANPYFTPAEVVKQAKASEAKLIITQACHVGKVSGFAKDNGVRVVLVDSPPPEGDYLQFSELVGADESELPAVDFSPDDVVALPYSSGTTGLPKGVMLTHKGLVTSVAQQVDGENPNLYIHSDDVMICVLPFFHIYSLNSILLCGLRAGAAILVMQKFEIEPFLELIQRYKVTIGPFVPPIVLAIVKSPVVDKYDLSSVRTVMSGAAPLGKELEEAVRDKFPNAKLGQGYGMTEAGPVLAMCLAFAKESFEIKSGACGTVVRNAEMKIVDTESGASLGRNQPGEICIRGDQIMKGYLNDSEATERTIDKQGWLHTGDIGFIDEDDELFIIDRLKEIIKYKGYQVAPAEIEALLLNHPNISDAAVVPMKDEQAGEVPVAFVVKSNGSTITEDEIKQFISKQVIFYKRINRVFFIDAIPKNPSGKILRKDLKAILAATTPSPN
- the LOC125186269 gene encoding respiratory burst oxidase homolog protein C-like, translated to MPNNDGMNGEENKSSFGLKQEVKRLVSVRRPARKLDRAKTVASRALTGLKFISKTGGTWVHVEERFNKLKSDDGMLSRDDFGKCIGMKESSTFDGELFDVLARKWDTSGNSINKEQLKIFWEQIADPTFDGGLQIFFEMVDKNADGRITEDEIREIISLSAKANKLSVNQKEEDTYAKVIMEELDPNKLGYIMIHDLEKLLQPDESDGDYSRNLSKLPSENRRPPTKTEVLIKRFYSSAAYFVDANWRRVWVLALWVGVMAGLFAYKYVQYKNKAAFEVMGHCVCMAKGAAETLKLNMALVLLPMCRNTITWLRNRTSLGKVLPFDDNINFHMIVATAIGIGVGIHGISHLACDFPRLLHASPEEYRKMAPYFGDDQPKSYWHYVKRYEGVTGIVMVVLMAIAFTLASPFFRRNKVHLPKPLDKLAGFNAFWYSHHIFIIVYTILILHGINLYMTHEWYNKTTWMYVAIPITIYVGERLIRAFRSSVKPVKTLRVAFYPGKVLALHMKPHKEIFKYKSGQYIFVNCSAVSPFEWHPFSITSAPREDYLSVHIRDAGDWTKKIQEVFSSKVPRPPPTEKSGHQSTKFIDVENNHNVPKILINGPFGAPTQDYKKYEIVVLIGLGIGATPMISVVKDIATNIKAMEEEENAIEEGSRGGTGPLPPTPVAKRKKGSGSDKHDQFKTKKAYFYWVTKEQGTFDWFKGVMNEIVEMDHNRVIEMHNYCTNVYEEGNARSLLISKLQSIIIAKSGIDIVAGTKVKSHFGRPNWDTVFQTISNNHPGSKVGVFYCGAPATMRDLKKATKISHPNPAKFVLHKENF